One part of the Vicia villosa cultivar HV-30 ecotype Madison, WI linkage group LG6, Vvil1.0, whole genome shotgun sequence genome encodes these proteins:
- the LOC131609982 gene encoding transcription elongation factor SPT6 homolog: protein MAKGVISDDEDEVEMDEREPVDGEELEEGGRDMDEDDEDEEEEEGQDEYEKDGFIVDEIEEEEEQDEEERADSDEERQKKKKRKKKEEYVLDEDDYELLEDNNINIHRRKESKKFKRLKKGQRDEEGQSGQSDEEEFYGSGKVGRTAEEKLKRSLFGDDEGTHLEDIAEEEEQGEEEEDADIGEEDEMADFIVDEEEVDENGAPVRTKKPKGVRRTRQAPGVSSSALQEAQELFGDVDELLLARSRSRGSDDYKETRLEDEFEPIVLSEKYMTENDDRIRESDIPERMQILEESTGAPSLDENSIDEESQWIATQVISGAVPWIPKLVSKSNSKLDSDSKNNGKDEDLPIDKDDIVRPNNGMDEDLPTDKDDTVRFKDRKYEDLPIDMNDIVRFLKLHHVQKLDIPFIAMYRKEECLSLLKDLPEAGNDNWDKNNKTPTLKWHKTLWALQDLDRKWLLLQKRKNALQLYYNKRFEEESRRVYDETRLNLNRQLFESVMRSLKEAESEREVDDVDSKFNLHFPPGEAGVDEGQYKRPKRKSMYSTFSKAGLWEVASRFGSSSEQIGLCLSVVQLHEFVDPKETPEEVASNFTCAMYDTPEEVLKCARHMAAVEISCEPNIKKYVRNHFIDHAVVSTSPTPDGNTTIDSFHQFSGVKWLREKPLNKFEDAQWLLIQKAEEDKLIQVTIKLPEEHLNKLIDQFNEYYISDSVSRSAQLWNEQRKLILQDAIFRFLLPSMEKEARGVLASKAKHWVLTEYGKALWSKVSVGPYQQKENDLSSDDEAAPRVMACSWGPGKPQTTFVMLDSSGEVQDVLYTGSLTLRSQNVHDQQRKKNDQERVLKFMTDHQPHVVVLGAANLSCTRLKEDIYEVIFKMVEENPRDVGHEMDGLSIVYGDESLPRLYENSQISSEQLPSQQLGIVRRAVALGRFLQNPLAMVATLCGPKKEILSWKLTPWESFLNPDDKIGIVEQVMIDVTNQVGLDINLAISHEWLFAPLQFISGLGPRKAASLQRSLVRAGSIYTRKDFVTDHQLGKKVFVNAVGFLRVRRSGLAASSSQFIDLLDDTRIHPESYVLAQELAKDVYDEDGTGDANDDDDALEMAIEHVRDRPSYLKNLAVEQYAEDNERKDKIETLYDIRRELIQGFQDWRKQYEEPSQDEEFYMISGETEETLAEGKMVQVTVRRVQAQRAICGLESGMTGILMKEDYADDLRDIIELSDRLHEGDMLTCKIKSIQKNRYQVFLVCKESEMRSDRLHHNHNFDPYYHEDRSSLPNEQDKIRKERERSKKNFKPRMIVHPRFQNITTDEAYEFLSDKDPGESIFRPNDKGPSYLTLTLKIHDGVYAHKEIIEGGKELKDITSLLRIGKTLKIGEDTFEDLDEVMDRYVDPLVTHLRTMLNYRKFRTGLKTEVDELLKTEKEENPMRIVYSFGICHEHPGTFVLTYIRSTNPHHEYIGLYPKGFRFRKKMFEDIDRLVAYFQRHIDDPQNDSAPSIRSVAAMVPMRSPATGGSSGASVGSGWGGSNSEGGWRGGHSYDRDRSSTPGSRTGRPDYRNNGNRDEHPSGLPRPYGGGRGRGRGSYNNSSRGHNNNERRAGATRWGAAVKDGDDSLSNFPGAKIQNSPGREAFPGGWGGSSGWGGGASGGDKSGWGGGASAGDKNGWGGGASGGDKSGWGGGASTDDKSGWGGGASGGDKSGWGGGASGGDKSGWGAGTSDAEQGNSGWGTGSKKAGDNGWSGN, encoded by the exons ATGGCCAAAGGCGTAATATCTGACGACGAAG ATGAGGTTGAGATGGACGAGAGAGAGCCCGTTGATGGTGAAGAATTGGAAGAGGGAGGTCGAGATATGGACGAGGATGatgaggatgaagaagaagagg AAGGGCAAGATGAATATGAAAAGGATGGATTTATAGTTGATGAAattgaggaagaagaggaacaggATGAAGAAGAAAGAGCAGACAGTGACGAAGAGCgtcagaagaagaaaaagaggaagaaaaa GGAGGAGTATgtccttgatgaagatgattatGAACTGTTGGAGGACAACAATATCAATATTCATCGTCGGAAG GAAAGCAAAAAGTTCAAAAGATTAAAAAAGGGCCAGAGGGATGAGGAGGGGCAATCTGGACAATCTGACGAAGAAGAGTTTTATGGAAGTGGTAAGGTTGGGCGAACTGCTGAGGAGAAACTTAAACGCAGTTTATTTGGCGATGATGAAG GAACTCATCTTGAAGACATTGCCGAAGAGGAGGAGCAAGGAGAAGAGGAGGAGGATGCTGACATCGGGGAAGAAGATGAAATGGCCGACTTCATTGTAGATGAAGAAGAAGTTGATGAGAACGGAGCCCCTGTGAG GACTAAGAAGCCAAAGGGTGTAAGAAGGACTAGGCAGGCACCGGGAGTCTCGTCCTCAGCTTTACAAGAAGCTCAAGAATTATTCGGTGATGTCGATGAGTTGCTTTTAGCTCGCAGTCGTAGTCGAGGATCCGATGATTACAAAGAGACTAGACTTGAAGATGAATTTGAGCCTATTGTTCTCTCTGAGAAATATATGACAGAGAATGATGACCGAATAAGGGAGTCCGATATTCCAGAGAGAATGCAG ATATTAGAGGAGAGTACCGGTGCTCCTTCACTGGATGAAAATAGTATAGATGAAGAGAGTCAGTGGATAGCTACTCAAGTTATAAGTGGGGCAGTCCCTTGGATTCCAAAGTTAGTTTCAAAGTCAAATTCAAAGTTAGATTCAGACTCCAAAAATAATGGGAAGGATGAGGATCTACCAATTGACAAGGATGATATTGTCAGACCTAATAATGGGATGGATGAGGATCTACCAACTGACAAGGATGATACTGTCAGATTTAAGGATCGGAAGTATGAGGATCTACCAATTGACATGAATGATATTGTCAGATTTTTGaaactgcatcatgtccaaaagTTAGAT ATTCCTTTTATTGCCATGTATCGGAAGGAGGAGTGTTTGAGCTTATTGAAAGACCTACCTGAAGCTGGAAATGATAATTGGGATAAGAATAACAAAACACCTACTCTAAAATGGCACAAG ACACTTTGGGCTCTACAGGACCTGGACAGGAAGTGGCTGCTTCTTCAGAAGCGGAAGAATGCCCTTCAATTATACTACAACAAACGGTTTGAAGAAGAGTCTCGTCGTGTATACGATGAAACAAGACTAAACTTGaataggcaattgtttgaatcaGTTATGAGATCACTGAAGGAGGCAGAATCAGAGAGGGAGGTTGATGATGTTGACTCGAAGTTCAACTTGCATTTCCCACCAGGTGAAGCTGGTGTTGATGAAGGGCAGTACAAAAGGCCAAAGCGGAAATCAATGTATAGCACTTTCAGTAAGGCAGGTCTGTGGGAAGTTGCAAGCAGGTTTGGGTCTAGCTCTGAGCAAATTGGATTATGTCTATCTGTAGTTCAGCTG CATGAGTTTGTAGATCCAAAGGAAACTCCAGAAGAGGTGGCTTCTAACTTCACATGTGCCATGTACGATACCCCCGAAGAAGTTCTTAAATGTGCTAGGCACATG GCAGCTGTTGAGATAAGTTGTGAGCCCAACATAAAGAAATATGTTCGTAACCACTTTATTGACCACGCCGTGGTGTCAACCTCCCCAACTCCCGATGGAAATACAACGATAGATTCGTTCCATCAGTTTTCTGGGGTGAAATGGCTGCGAGAGAAGCCTTTGAATAAATTTGAGGATGCCCAATGGCTCCTTATACAGAAGGCAGAAGAAGACAAACTCATTCAAGTTACTATTAAGCTTCCTGAAGAACATCTTAATAAGTTAATAGACCAATTCAATGAGTATTACATCAGTGATAGTGTCAGCAGGTCTGCTCAACTGTGGAATGAACAGAGGAAGCTGATACTGCAGGATGCAATTTTTCGATTTCTTTTACCATCAATGGAAAAAGAAGCAAGAGGTGTCTTAGCAAGCAAAGCAAAGCACTGGGTACTTACTGAGTATGGGAAGGCTTTGTGGAGTAAGGTTTCTGTGGGGCCTTATCAACAAAAGGAAAATGATCTtagctcggatgatgaggctgcTCCTAGGGTTATGGCCTGCTCTTGGGGCCCTGGAAAGCCACAAACAACTTTTGTTATGTTAGATTCATCGGGAGAAGTGCAAGATGTGCTATACACTGGGTCGCTTACTTTAAGGTCACAGAATGTCCATGACCAACAAAGGAAGAAGAATGACCAAGAACGCGTATTGAAGTTTATGACAGATCACCAACCACATGTTGTTGTTTTAGGAGCAGCTAACTTGTCTTGCACTCGTTTGAAAGAAGATATTTATGAG GTTATTTTTAAGATGGTTGAGGAAAATCCTAGAGATGTTGGGCATGAAATGGACGGGCTCAGCATTGTGTATGGTGATGAATCTCTGCCCCGTCTTTACGAAAATTCCCAAATTTCCTCTGAACAACTTCCTTCGCAGCAGCTAG GTATAGTGAGGCGGGCTGTTGCTCTTGGTCGATTTCTCCAGAACCCATTAGCAATGGTTGCAACATTATGTGGGCCCAAAAAGGAAATATTGTCATGGAAACTGACCCCTTGGGAGAGTTTTCTAAACCCGGATGATAAAATTGGGATAGTTGAGCAGGTTATGATAGATGTGACCAATCAGGTGGGCTTAGACATTAATTTAGCAATAAGTCATGAATGGTTATTTGCTCCGTTACAGTTTATTTCGGGGCTTGGTCCGCGGAAGGCTGCATCCTTGCAGAGATCGCTAGTTAGAGCCGGCTCAATTTATACCAGAAAGGATTTTGTGACAGATCACCAACTTGGTAAAAAGGTGTTTGTCAATGCGGTTGGTTTCTTGCGTGTCCGGCGAAGTGGATTGGCTGCTAGCAGCAGCCAATTTATTGATTTGCTGGATGATACACGAATTCATCCTGAATCATATGTTCTTGCTCAAGAGTTGGCCAAAGATGTCTATGACGAAGACGGCACGGGTGATGCAAATGATGACGATGATGCCTTAGAGATGGCCATAGAACATGTGAGAGATCGGCCTAGTTATTTGAAAAATCTGGCCGTGGAGCAATATGCTGAAGACAATGAACGTAAAGACAAAATTGAAACTTTATATGATATAAGAAGAGAATTGATTCAAGGTTTTCAGGATTGGCGTAAGCAATATGAAGAACCAAGTCAGGATGAGGAGTTCTATATGATTTCAGGTGAGACTGAGGAGACTCTCGCTGAAGGTAAAATGGTCCAGGTTACAGTTCGCCGAGTTCAAGCCCAAAGGGCAATATGTGGGCTTGAATCTGGAATGACCGGAATCCTTATGAAAGAAGACTATGCAGATGACTTGAGAGATATAATTGAATTATCTGATAGGCTACATGAAGGTGACATGCTCACTTGTAAAATCAAgtcaatccaaaaaaataggtATCAAGTCTTCCTTGTTTGTAAAGAAAGTGAAATGAGAAGTGATCGATTACATCACAACCACAACTTTGATCCCTATTATCACGAAGACCGGAGTTCCTTGCCGAATGAGCAAGACAAAATTCGGAAAGAAAGGGAGCGTTCAAAAAAGAATTTCAAGCCTAGGATGATTGTTCATCCTAGATTTCAAAACATAACTACCGATGAAGCATACGAG TTCTTGTCAGACAAGGATCCTGGTGAAAGTATTTTTCGTCCTAATGATAAGGGTCCATCATATCTTACTTTGACTCTTAAAATTCATGATGGAGTATATGCCCACAAGGAGATAATTGAAGGCGGGAAGGAACTGAAGGACATCACAAGCTTACTTCGAATCGGAAAGACGCTTAAAATTGGAGAGGATACTTTCGAGGATTTAGATGAG GTTATGGACCGATATGTTGATCCCTTGGTTACTCATTTAAGAACAATGTTAAATTATCGCAAGTTCAGGACGGGTTTGAAAACAGAAGTTGACGAACTTTTGAAGACCGAAAAGGAAGAGAATCCAATGCGTATAGTTTATAGTTTTGGCATCTGTCATGAACATCCTGGCACATTTGTATTGACTTACATAAGAAGTACAAATCCACACCATGAGTACATTGGTCTTTACCCCAAGGGATTCAGGTTCCGCAAAAAGATGTTTGAGGATATTGACCGGCTTGTGGCATATTTTCAAAGGCACATTGATGATCCACAAAATGATTCAGCACCTTCCATTAGATCAGTAGCTGCAATGGTGCCAATGCGAAGCCCTGCTACTGGTGGCTCATCAGGGGCATCTGTGGGTAGTGGCTGGGGTGGTTCGAACAGCGAGGGTGGTTGGAGAGGAGGTCACTCGTATGATAGGGATCGATCTTCTACTCCTGGTTCCAGAACAG GACGACCTGATTACAGAAATAATGGGAATCGAGATGAACACCCTAGTGGATTGCCGCGTCCATATGGTGGTGGACGAGGGCGTGGCCGTGGTTCTTATAACAATAGTAGTAGAGGACACAACAACAATGAAAGGCGTGCCGGTGCAACCAGATGGGGAGCTGCCGTGAAAGACGGGGATGACAGTTTAAGCAACTTCCCAGGGGCTAAGATTCAAAACTCCCCTGGAAGAGAAGCATTTCCGGGTGGTTGGGGTGGAAGTAGTGGTTGGGGAGGTGGAGCTAGTGGTGGTGACAAAAGTGGCTGGGGAGGTGGAGCCAGTGCTGGTGACAAAAATGGTTGGGGAGGTGGAGCTAGTGGTGGTGACAAAAGTGGCTGGGGAGGTGGAGCTAGTACTGATGACAAAAGTGGCTGGGGAGGTGGAGCTAGTGGTGGTGACAAAAGTGGCTGGGGAGGTGGAGCTAGTGGTGGTGACAAAAGTGGCTGGGGTGCTGGTACAAGCGATGCTGAACAGGGAAATTCCGGCTGGGGAACTGGATCCAAGAAAGCTGGCGACAATGGATGGTCTGGAAACTAA